A DNA window from Candidatus Eisenbacteria bacterium contains the following coding sequences:
- a CDS encoding acetate--CoA ligase family protein, protein MTRTTDKPARPSSVDSPARERRPKARVRLKEPEALPAQDTAVVQAAEARDIPVIRIAGRLIQLGHGRNQQRMSGSETSHTNVIGNDLASNKDYARRLFRALGLPVARYERVYRKDDAIAAAERIGYPVVVKPNRSKMGNAVSVGVRTPQQVREAYERTRGFGRSVLVEEYVHGADYRMLVINGKLEAAAKRVPAHVVGDGTHTVAELVRQANRDPRRAAGQDGSWTRIELDDQTDRLLAERHYRRDSIAYQGEIVYLKRVANTSAGGTAIDVTDQVHPENREIAERAAKAIGLDVAGVDLLVEDIEQPMRNQGGVICEINSRPGLRKHLWPAEGQPRDVITPILDMLFPPGSSSRIPIAVVTGVGDTRSVACMLADLLGADGSTVGLAADNGVFINGKRVDAGGVNGPAATRMLLLDPEVQVAVIEMPLSDALLHRPGYDWADACAIVNDQPIESPDLIRALSTVVASARSHVVMAPRDPETYGLTLHPQARACHVNADGPEPAVLQATALALCLGRQRGDIERRLASRSQANVQ, encoded by the coding sequence TCCGGTCATCCGAATCGCGGGGCGGCTCATCCAACTCGGTCATGGCCGCAACCAGCAGCGCATGAGCGGAAGCGAGACCAGCCACACCAATGTCATCGGCAACGATCTCGCGTCCAACAAAGACTACGCTCGCCGCTTGTTCCGGGCCCTTGGATTGCCCGTGGCCAGGTACGAGCGTGTCTACCGGAAAGATGACGCCATCGCCGCCGCCGAGCGCATCGGGTACCCGGTGGTCGTGAAACCGAACCGGAGCAAGATGGGCAATGCCGTCAGCGTCGGGGTGCGCACGCCTCAGCAGGTTCGCGAGGCCTACGAGAGAACGCGCGGGTTCGGGCGCTCCGTGCTCGTGGAAGAGTACGTCCACGGCGCCGATTACCGCATGCTGGTGATCAACGGAAAGCTCGAGGCCGCGGCCAAGCGCGTGCCGGCTCACGTGGTGGGCGATGGAACGCACACCGTCGCGGAGCTCGTTCGCCAAGCCAACCGGGATCCGCGCCGCGCCGCCGGCCAGGACGGCTCATGGACCCGGATCGAGCTCGATGACCAGACCGATCGGCTCCTGGCGGAGCGCCACTATCGTCGTGACTCGATCGCCTACCAAGGCGAGATCGTGTATCTCAAACGAGTCGCCAATACGTCCGCGGGAGGGACGGCCATCGACGTGACCGATCAGGTCCACCCGGAGAACCGGGAGATCGCTGAGCGCGCTGCGAAGGCGATCGGTCTGGATGTCGCGGGCGTGGACTTGCTGGTCGAGGACATCGAGCAGCCGATGCGCAATCAGGGTGGTGTGATCTGTGAGATCAACTCGCGACCCGGTCTTCGGAAGCACCTTTGGCCGGCTGAGGGACAGCCGCGCGATGTGATCACCCCCATCCTGGACATGCTCTTTCCGCCAGGGTCTTCCAGCCGGATCCCGATCGCCGTCGTGACCGGCGTCGGCGATACGCGAAGCGTGGCGTGCATGCTGGCCGACCTTCTCGGCGCCGATGGATCGACCGTGGGGCTGGCCGCGGACAATGGGGTCTTCATCAATGGAAAGCGCGTCGACGCAGGGGGAGTGAATGGGCCTGCGGCAACCCGAATGTTGCTGCTCGATCCTGAGGTGCAGGTGGCGGTCATCGAGATGCCTCTGAGCGATGCGTTGTTGCACCGACCCGGATACGACTGGGCCGACGCGTGCGCCATCGTCAACGACCAGCCGATCGAATCGCCCGATCTCATCCGGGCGCTCAGCACCGTCGTCGCCTCGGCGCGCTCCCACGTGGTCATGGCCCCCAGGGATCCGGAAACTTACGGCTTGACGCTTCACCCGCAGGCTCGCGCCTGCCACGTGAACGCCGACGGTCCCGAACCCGCCGTGCTCCAGGCCACGGCACTTGCGCTATGCCTGGGCCGCCAGCGTGGCGACATCGAACGGAGGCTCGCGAGCCGCAGCCAGGCCAATGTCCAATAG
- a CDS encoding cyanophycinase produces the protein MTPGTLFLVGGKDGRDKDRVLIEHFARICGGKSARVLVITSATDTPEVHRREYTAAFRKVGVRDVSIYHAEEPAASESSKLLSMLDRVDGVYFSGGSQRKLMTVMGGGRFEKRLRERHRKGLHVGGTSAGASAMSQVMIAQGEGRKPIQPSSVELATGFGLLPRIIVDQHFQRRERLSRLIAAVSLNPAMLGFGLDEGTAVDIDSTGRARVFGKGALTIVDGSRLMGAKRNGSSANDRPLAFAGMGLHVLTEGWSYDLAARKVKAPRRSSAAH, from the coding sequence GTGACTCCAGGCACACTGTTCCTCGTCGGTGGAAAGGATGGGCGGGACAAAGACCGCGTACTGATCGAGCACTTCGCGCGCATCTGCGGCGGAAAGTCGGCGCGCGTGCTCGTCATCACCTCGGCAACAGACACGCCTGAAGTCCATCGCCGCGAATACACCGCTGCGTTTCGCAAGGTGGGCGTGCGTGACGTGTCGATCTATCACGCGGAGGAGCCCGCCGCGTCGGAGAGCTCGAAACTGCTCTCGATGCTCGATCGTGTCGACGGCGTCTACTTCAGCGGCGGCTCTCAACGGAAGCTCATGACCGTGATGGGTGGGGGGCGATTCGAAAAGCGGCTGCGAGAGCGGCACCGCAAGGGGCTTCATGTGGGCGGGACGAGCGCCGGGGCATCTGCCATGAGCCAGGTGATGATCGCACAGGGCGAAGGCAGGAAACCGATTCAGCCCTCATCCGTCGAGTTGGCGACCGGATTCGGTCTGCTGCCCAGGATCATCGTGGATCAACACTTTCAGCGGCGCGAAAGACTGAGCCGGTTGATTGCCGCCGTATCCCTCAACCCCGCGATGCTGGGGTTCGGCCTCGACGAAGGAACCGCTGTCGACATCGACTCCACCGGACGAGCCCGGGTCTTTGGCAAAGGCGCTCTGACCATCGTGGACGGCTCTCGGCTGATGGGGGCGAAGCGGAACGGCTCCAGCGCGAACGACCGGCCCCTGGCGTTCGCGGGAATGGGATTGCACGTGCTGACCGAGGGATGGAGCTACGACCTCGCCGCGCGAAAAGTGAAGGCGCCGCGCCGATCGAGCGCCGCTCATTGA
- a CDS encoding helix-turn-helix domain-containing protein, which produces MKPVADLEVIDDPAAAVVALDPMRARLLAELAEPGSAASLASRVGLARQKVNYHLRALEAHGLVRAVEERRWGGIVERRVVATAASYVVSPAALGRAASDPDRATDRLSARYLIALAARVVREVAELIRGSKAQGKHLATLAVDTEVRFRSPADRAAFTAELTDAITGLVARYHDAAAPGGRAHRLILVAHPSPGKSRS; this is translated from the coding sequence ATGAAGCCCGTTGCCGACCTCGAGGTCATCGACGATCCCGCCGCCGCCGTCGTGGCGCTCGATCCGATGCGCGCTCGCCTGCTGGCGGAGCTGGCCGAGCCCGGCTCGGCGGCATCGCTCGCGAGCCGAGTGGGACTCGCGCGCCAGAAGGTGAACTACCATCTCCGGGCGCTCGAGGCTCACGGACTCGTTCGCGCGGTCGAAGAGCGACGCTGGGGTGGAATCGTCGAGCGGCGCGTGGTCGCCACCGCCGCCTCCTACGTGGTCTCTCCGGCCGCGTTGGGGCGCGCCGCCAGTGATCCAGACCGGGCCACCGATCGACTTTCGGCCCGCTATCTCATCGCCCTCGCCGCACGTGTCGTGCGTGAGGTCGCCGAGCTCATCCGCGGCTCGAAGGCGCAGGGCAAGCATCTCGCCACGCTCGCCGTCGACACCGAAGTACGATTTCGTTCTCCCGCGGATCGCGCCGCATTCACCGCGGAACTCACGGATGCCATCACCGGGCTCGTCGCGCGATACCACGACGCGGCGGCTCCCGGAGGCCGCGCGCACCGGCTCATCCTCGTTGCCCACCCTTCACCCGGGAAGTCCCGAAGCTAG